Proteins from a genomic interval of Indicator indicator isolate 239-I01 chromosome 19, UM_Iind_1.1, whole genome shotgun sequence:
- the GABARAPL2 gene encoding gamma-aminobutyric acid receptor-associated protein-like 2, with translation MKWMFKEDHALEHRCVESAKIRAKYPDRVPVIVEKVSGSQIVDIDKRKYLVPSDITVAQFMWIIRKRIQLPSEKAIFLFVDKTVPQSSLTMGQLYEKEKDEDGFLYVAYSGENTFGF, from the exons ATGAAGTGGATGTTCAAGGAGGACCATGCGCTGG AGCACAGATGTGTCGAGTCGGCAAAAATCCGAGCCAAATACCCTGACCGTGTCCCG GTCATAGTGGAGAAGGTATCGGGATCTCAGATTGTTGATATTGACAAGAGGAAGTACTTAGTTCCATCTGACATCACTGTGGCCCAGTTTATGTGGATCATCAGGAAGAGGATTCAACTGCCGTCTGAGAAAGCAATATTCCTCTTTGTAGACAAGACTGTCCCACAATCCAG CTTAACTATGGGACAACTttatgagaaggaaaaggatgagGATGGATTCTTGTATGTTGCCTACAGTGGAGAGAACACATTTGGTTTCTGA
- the TMEM231 gene encoding transmembrane protein 231 has product MAGVELFSHPALHTRYRAGLCSAAALALGLITVLTYVPPLLVAYRSHGFWLKQSTYLEQPTVWFRYELLFVATTGPGPGNFLAWSTFPAFNRLQDDRLRVPFLSAREEDKNQDGKMDQLHFKLELPLQPTEHVVGVHLILLFSYQLYRMSTFVMQSMGFLQFFSPVPGSQLYVNGDLKLKQRQLLNHCGLDTRYNVSVINGTSPFASDYDLTNIIAAYQDRNVTTVFSDLNPVWMTGRATDTPFIINATIRYPVEVILYQPGFWEIIKFAWIQYVSILLIFLWAFGRIKMFVFQNQVLTTTPILPVSPVLSYKQHQS; this is encoded by the exons ATGGCTGGCGTGGAGCTGTTCTCGCATCCCGCGCTTCACACGCGCTACCGGGCCGGGCTCTGTTCCGCCGCGGCGCTAGCGCTGGGGCTCATCACGGTGCTCACCTATGTGCCGCCACTACTGGTGGCCTACCGGAGCCACG gtttctggtTAAAGCAGAGCACGTACCTGGAGCAACCCACTGTGTGGTTCCGGTACGAGCTGCTCTTCGTGGCCACCACGGGGCCCGGCCCGGGCAACTTCTTGGCGTGGAGCACGTTCCCAGCATTCAACAGGCTCCAGGACGACCGGCTACGAGTCCCATTTTTGTCG GCTAGAGAAGAAGACAAAAATCAAGATGGCAAAATGGATCAGCTGCATTTTAAATTGGAACTTCCACTACAACCCACAGAACATGTAGTTGGTGTTCATCTGATTCTACTCTTTTCCTACCAGCTTTAT AGAATGTCAACATTTGTGATGCAGAGCATgggttttcttcagtttttttctcctgtgccagggtctcaaCTCTACGTAAATGGAGACCTGAAATTGAAGCAGAGGCAACTACTTAACCATTGTGGACTGGATACCAGATACAAT GTGTCTGTGATCAATGGCACAAGTCCTTTTGCGAGTGACTATGATCTAACAAACATCATTGCAGCATATCAGGATAGAAATG TGACAACAGTCTTTTCAGATCTCAACCCTGTTTGGATGACTGGAAGAGCAACAGATACACCATTTATCATTAATGCCACTATTCGTTACCCAGTGGAAGTTATCTT ATATCAGCCAGGATTTTGGGAAATTATTAAATTTGCCTGGATCCAGTATGTCAGCAttctccttatttttctttgggCATTTGGTAGGattaaaatgtttgtgtttcagAATCAGGTGTTGACTACAACTCCAATATTGCCAGTGTCTCCTGTACTGTCCTACAAACAACACCAGTCCTGA